Proteins encoded within one genomic window of Nilaparvata lugens isolate BPH chromosome 11, ASM1435652v1, whole genome shotgun sequence:
- the LOC111054681 gene encoding dnaJ homolog subfamily C member 28 isoform X3: MMELVSKRKPITNLLMGQESIKFMYNYFQTNLKTNHGFLRCEYCTFKTDELSVKKSYYLLGVPYGSDQETVRQAFVQLVKKYHPDSGSEKADPQRFQEHTAPQHRQYLTYGGWGTGTPSQRERHYQKSRAETAVKNVFQHRMDKVISETVCTEEQALALKDKAEAKKIKTRFYHEFKKFFKHATVTPRYGLERLVEDLIQESMNKGEFDNLPGQGKPLGRQFDHHNPYVDLVTHKLNQVLIDNGFVPEWIQLQKEIRESEDEIRKKLLEERSRLGRLPLNRDDQIRWSRILDNTQIHVDKLNKKIGKYNLVVPMLQKQVVTFNLLREAQRVLEEGEHSKGEQSQPNQHQTSKTKKEDDGSGLFGLFSFLMKK, from the exons ATG ATGGAATTAGTATCCAAACGAAAACCGATAACAAATCTATTAATGGGCCAAGAATCAATTAAATTCATGTATAATTATTTCCAAACAAACTTGAAGACAAACCATGGATTTCTCCGTTGTGAATACTGCACTTTCAAAACTGATGAGCTGAGCGTGAAG aaaagttaTTACCTGTTGGGGGTGCCTTATGGAAGTGACCAGGAAACCGTTCGACAGGCTTTTGTTCAACTAGTCAAGAAATATCATCCTGACAGCGGCTCAGAAAAGGCGGATCCACAGCGATTTCAAGAG CACACAGCGCCCCAACACAGACAATACTTGACGTACGGGGGTTGGGGCACGGGAACCCCCTCGCAGAGAGAGCGTCACTACCAGAAGAGCCGCGCCGAAACAGCTGTTAAGAACGTGTTCCAACACCGCATGGACAAGGTCATATCAGAGACCGTTTGCACGGAGGAGCAAGCCCTGGCACTCAAGGACAAAGCTGAGGCCAAGAAGATCAAAACACG TTTCTATCACGAGTTCAAGAAATTTTTCAAGCATGCAACTGTAACTCCACG GTATGGGCTTGAACGTCTAGTTGAGGATTTGATACAAGAGTCGATGAACAAGGGAGAATTCGACAACCTTCCTGGCCAGGGAAAACCACTAGGGAGACAGTTTGACCACCACAATCCCTATGTCGACCTTGTTACACACAAACTAAATCAG GTGCTGATAGATAACGGCTTCGTACCAGAGTGGATTCAACTACAGAAAGAAATCCGTGAAAGCGAAGATGAGATAAGAAAGAAACTGTTGGAAGAAAGGAGTAGGCTGGGCAGGTTACCACTGAATCGAGACGACCAAATACGTTGGAGCCGAATTTTGGACAATACACAAATTCATGTCGACAAACTCAACAAGAAAATTG GGAAATATAATTTAGTTGTACCAATGCTGCAGAAACAGGTTGTCACTTTCAATTTGCTTCGAGAAGCACAAAGAGTTCTGGAGGAAGGAGAGCACAGTAAGGGAGAACAAAGCCAACCCAATCAACATCAAACGAGTAAGACAAAGAAAGAAGACGACGGATCCGGATTATTTGGTCTTTTCTCCTTCCTGATGAAAAAATAA
- the LOC111054681 gene encoding dnaJ homolog subfamily C member 28 isoform X2, with amino-acid sequence MMELVSKRKPITNLLMGQESIKFMYNYFQTNLKTNHGFLRCEYCTFKTDELSVKKSYYLLGVPYGSDQETVRQAFVQLVKKYHPDSGSEKADPQRFQEIENAYRRLQKKFSEDRWKKNEGLGEYGLYYDEKKGAQKGVEEQNINHTAPQHRQYLTYGGWGTGTPSQRERHYQKSRAETAVKNVFQHRMDKVISETVCTEEQALALKDKAEAKKIKTRYGLERLVEDLIQESMNKGEFDNLPGQGKPLGRQFDHHNPYVDLVTHKLNQVLIDNGFVPEWIQLQKEIRESEDEIRKKLLEERSRLGRLPLNRDDQIRWSRILDNTQIHVDKLNKKIGKYNLVVPMLQKQVVTFNLLREAQRVLEEGEHSKGEQSQPNQHQTSKTKKEDDGSGLFGLFSFLMKK; translated from the exons ATG ATGGAATTAGTATCCAAACGAAAACCGATAACAAATCTATTAATGGGCCAAGAATCAATTAAATTCATGTATAATTATTTCCAAACAAACTTGAAGACAAACCATGGATTTCTCCGTTGTGAATACTGCACTTTCAAAACTGATGAGCTGAGCGTGAAG aaaagttaTTACCTGTTGGGGGTGCCTTATGGAAGTGACCAGGAAACCGTTCGACAGGCTTTTGTTCAACTAGTCAAGAAATATCATCCTGACAGCGGCTCAGAAAAGGCGGATCCACAGCGATTTCAAGAG ATAGAAAATGCTTATAGAAGACTACAAAAGAAATTCTCTGAGGACAGGTGGAAAAAGAACGAAGGCTTGGGAGAATATGGATTATACTATGATGAAAAGAAAGGGGCACAAAAAGGTGTTGAAGAGCAGAATATTAAT CACACAGCGCCCCAACACAGACAATACTTGACGTACGGGGGTTGGGGCACGGGAACCCCCTCGCAGAGAGAGCGTCACTACCAGAAGAGCCGCGCCGAAACAGCTGTTAAGAACGTGTTCCAACACCGCATGGACAAGGTCATATCAGAGACCGTTTGCACGGAGGAGCAAGCCCTGGCACTCAAGGACAAAGCTGAGGCCAAGAAGATCAAAACACG GTATGGGCTTGAACGTCTAGTTGAGGATTTGATACAAGAGTCGATGAACAAGGGAGAATTCGACAACCTTCCTGGCCAGGGAAAACCACTAGGGAGACAGTTTGACCACCACAATCCCTATGTCGACCTTGTTACACACAAACTAAATCAG GTGCTGATAGATAACGGCTTCGTACCAGAGTGGATTCAACTACAGAAAGAAATCCGTGAAAGCGAAGATGAGATAAGAAAGAAACTGTTGGAAGAAAGGAGTAGGCTGGGCAGGTTACCACTGAATCGAGACGACCAAATACGTTGGAGCCGAATTTTGGACAATACACAAATTCATGTCGACAAACTCAACAAGAAAATTG GGAAATATAATTTAGTTGTACCAATGCTGCAGAAACAGGTTGTCACTTTCAATTTGCTTCGAGAAGCACAAAGAGTTCTGGAGGAAGGAGAGCACAGTAAGGGAGAACAAAGCCAACCCAATCAACATCAAACGAGTAAGACAAAGAAAGAAGACGACGGATCCGGATTATTTGGTCTTTTCTCCTTCCTGATGAAAAAATAA
- the LOC111054681 gene encoding dnaJ homolog subfamily C member 28 isoform X1, producing the protein MMELVSKRKPITNLLMGQESIKFMYNYFQTNLKTNHGFLRCEYCTFKTDELSVKKSYYLLGVPYGSDQETVRQAFVQLVKKYHPDSGSEKADPQRFQEIENAYRRLQKKFSEDRWKKNEGLGEYGLYYDEKKGAQKGVEEQNINHTAPQHRQYLTYGGWGTGTPSQRERHYQKSRAETAVKNVFQHRMDKVISETVCTEEQALALKDKAEAKKIKTRFYHEFKKFFKHATVTPRYGLERLVEDLIQESMNKGEFDNLPGQGKPLGRQFDHHNPYVDLVTHKLNQVLIDNGFVPEWIQLQKEIRESEDEIRKKLLEERSRLGRLPLNRDDQIRWSRILDNTQIHVDKLNKKIGKYNLVVPMLQKQVVTFNLLREAQRVLEEGEHSKGEQSQPNQHQTSKTKKEDDGSGLFGLFSFLMKK; encoded by the exons ATG ATGGAATTAGTATCCAAACGAAAACCGATAACAAATCTATTAATGGGCCAAGAATCAATTAAATTCATGTATAATTATTTCCAAACAAACTTGAAGACAAACCATGGATTTCTCCGTTGTGAATACTGCACTTTCAAAACTGATGAGCTGAGCGTGAAG aaaagttaTTACCTGTTGGGGGTGCCTTATGGAAGTGACCAGGAAACCGTTCGACAGGCTTTTGTTCAACTAGTCAAGAAATATCATCCTGACAGCGGCTCAGAAAAGGCGGATCCACAGCGATTTCAAGAG ATAGAAAATGCTTATAGAAGACTACAAAAGAAATTCTCTGAGGACAGGTGGAAAAAGAACGAAGGCTTGGGAGAATATGGATTATACTATGATGAAAAGAAAGGGGCACAAAAAGGTGTTGAAGAGCAGAATATTAAT CACACAGCGCCCCAACACAGACAATACTTGACGTACGGGGGTTGGGGCACGGGAACCCCCTCGCAGAGAGAGCGTCACTACCAGAAGAGCCGCGCCGAAACAGCTGTTAAGAACGTGTTCCAACACCGCATGGACAAGGTCATATCAGAGACCGTTTGCACGGAGGAGCAAGCCCTGGCACTCAAGGACAAAGCTGAGGCCAAGAAGATCAAAACACG TTTCTATCACGAGTTCAAGAAATTTTTCAAGCATGCAACTGTAACTCCACG GTATGGGCTTGAACGTCTAGTTGAGGATTTGATACAAGAGTCGATGAACAAGGGAGAATTCGACAACCTTCCTGGCCAGGGAAAACCACTAGGGAGACAGTTTGACCACCACAATCCCTATGTCGACCTTGTTACACACAAACTAAATCAG GTGCTGATAGATAACGGCTTCGTACCAGAGTGGATTCAACTACAGAAAGAAATCCGTGAAAGCGAAGATGAGATAAGAAAGAAACTGTTGGAAGAAAGGAGTAGGCTGGGCAGGTTACCACTGAATCGAGACGACCAAATACGTTGGAGCCGAATTTTGGACAATACACAAATTCATGTCGACAAACTCAACAAGAAAATTG GGAAATATAATTTAGTTGTACCAATGCTGCAGAAACAGGTTGTCACTTTCAATTTGCTTCGAGAAGCACAAAGAGTTCTGGAGGAAGGAGAGCACAGTAAGGGAGAACAAAGCCAACCCAATCAACATCAAACGAGTAAGACAAAGAAAGAAGACGACGGATCCGGATTATTTGGTCTTTTCTCCTTCCTGATGAAAAAATAA